A region of Vigna radiata var. radiata cultivar VC1973A chromosome 6, Vradiata_ver6, whole genome shotgun sequence DNA encodes the following proteins:
- the LOC106765331 gene encoding strigolactone esterase RMS3, with protein sequence MGSSILDALNVRVEGTGDKYLVLAHGFGTDQSAWQRVLPYFTRHYSVILYDLVCAGSVNPDHFDYRRYTTLDAYVDDLLNILEALRVPRCAYVGHSISAMIGMLASIRRPDLFSKLILIGASPRFLNDKDYHGGFEQGEIEQVFSAMEANYEAWVNGFAPLAVGADVPAAVREFSRTLFNMRPDISLFVSRTVFNSDLRGILGLVSVPCCIMQTARDMSVPETVAKYMKEHIGGKSTIQWLDTEGHLPHLSAPSYLARQLEIALSQ encoded by the exons ATGGGGAGTTCCATTTTGGACGCACTCAACGTGCGCGTTGAGGGCACCGGCGACAAGTACCTGGTCCTGGCACACGGCTTCGGCACGGACCAGTCGGCGTGGCAGCGCGTGCTTCCCTACTTCACGCGCCACTACAGCGTCATTCTCTACGACCTGGTGTGCGCCGGCAGCGTCAACCCAGACCACTTCGACTACCGCCGCTACACCACCCTCGACGCCTACGTCGACGACCTCCTCAACATCCTCGAGGCCCTCCGCGTCCCCCGCTGCGCCTACGTCGGCCACTCCATCTCCGCCATGATCGGCATGCTGGCCTCCATCCGCCGTCCCGACCTCTTCTCCAAACTCATCCTCATCGGCGCCTCCCCCAG ATTTCTGAACGACAAGGACTACCATGGGGGATTCGAGCAGGGAGAGATCGAGCAGGTGTTCTCGGCAATGGAAGCCAACTACGAGGCGTGGGTGAACGGTTTCGCGCCACTGGCGGTGGGGGCGGACGTGCCGGCGGCGGTGAGGGAGTTTTCTCGGACGCTGTTCAACATGCGACCGGATATCTCGCTCTTCGTGTCGCGCACGGTTTTCAACAGCGACCTGAGGGGGATTCTCGGTCTGGTCAGCGTGCCCTGCTGCATCATGCAAACGGCACGTGACATGTCCGTGCCTGAAACCGTGGCCAAATACATGAAGGAACACATCGGCGGGAAAAGCACCATCCAGTGGCTGGACACGGAGGGTCACCTCCCTCATCTCAGCGCTCCCTCCTACCTGGCGCGGCAGTTGGAGATCGCGCTGTCGCAGTAG